A window from Pseudooceanicola algae encodes these proteins:
- a CDS encoding YkgJ family cysteine cluster protein yields the protein MRKTTGSKGKVTDMAALRRKLAKSRARGMPKFLEDRGRRLLDAYLATSDTDGRPFRAMLGELASGEAARKLAAMTGAQLRSERPEELENAACTTGCAFCCILLEGDGGLITEAEATTLHTALAPLTGQPDGRAWNAHACAALDPETRLCRAYDARPTVCRSFISVDVDACRENAEGGDEDGSGMLGNHLDYLAVLALSRDLMRGTALVTTYSMQQITSAAVDGAPLDTAMKRARHKSSELEDTCADIGNSPS from the coding sequence ATGAGGAAAACCACAGGCTCCAAGGGCAAGGTCACCGACATGGCGGCGCTGCGGCGCAAGCTGGCGAAATCCCGCGCCCGCGGCATGCCGAAGTTCCTCGAAGACCGGGGGCGCCGGTTGCTGGATGCCTATCTTGCCACCTCGGATACCGATGGCCGCCCCTTTCGCGCCATGCTGGGCGAACTGGCCTCAGGCGAGGCGGCGCGCAAGCTGGCCGCGATGACGGGCGCCCAATTGCGGTCCGAACGCCCGGAGGAGCTGGAAAACGCCGCCTGCACCACGGGCTGCGCCTTTTGCTGCATCCTGCTGGAAGGCGATGGCGGGCTGATCACCGAAGCCGAAGCGACCACCCTGCACACCGCCCTGGCCCCGCTGACCGGACAGCCCGATGGTCGTGCCTGGAACGCCCATGCCTGCGCCGCGCTCGACCCCGAAACCCGTCTGTGCCGCGCCTATGACGCCCGGCCAACGGTCTGCCGGTCCTTCATCAGTGTGGATGTCGACGCCTGCCGCGAAAACGCCGAGGGCGGCGACGAGGACGGATCCGGGATGCTGGGCAATCACCTCGACTACCTCGCCGTGCTGGCCCTGTCCCGCGACCTGATGCGGGGCACCGCGCTTGTCACGACCTACAGCATGCAGCAGATCACTTCGGCCGCCGTGGACGGAGCTCCTCTGGACACGGCCATGAAGCGCGCCCGCCACAAGAGTAGCGAACTGGAAGATACCTGCGCGGATATTGGCAATTCGCCAAGTTGA
- a CDS encoding CorA family divalent cation transporter, with protein sequence MTTEKSSDDRRADPETADADTAENLVSGDTSTPRPQHTIPEAPDGLPQDCLHCAYVLAGQDRGRALDPIGIGSDLASPVFTWAHLDDRSPGARDWLRAHLPDLEDWVIDGLTRPDAHSRATRVGGGLFIVLRSINVIAGADPLDMIALRIWVDDKAIVTLSNDPVHALDEVTHLVAHGDAPTTPGAFIAAIVRRLADQLEPVVEALEDQVDALEANVVEQPDPALRREIAARRLGVVKLRRHAPSQAEALGALLSSGSPLLLDRDLRQISENHARMRRLSENVDELRDSLVVLRDDLTGQLSDRLNRHMYILAVISGVFLPLTFVTGLLGINVEGIPGAREVDAFWFVTAGLVAFAGVLVVILRWFHWME encoded by the coding sequence ATGACCACAGAAAAGTCTTCCGACGACCGCAGGGCGGATCCCGAAACCGCCGATGCCGATACCGCCGAAAATCTGGTGTCCGGCGACACATCGACACCTCGGCCGCAACACACGATACCCGAAGCCCCAGACGGCCTGCCGCAGGACTGCCTGCATTGCGCCTATGTGCTGGCCGGGCAGGACAGGGGGCGGGCGCTGGATCCCATCGGCATCGGTTCGGACCTGGCCAGCCCGGTCTTTACCTGGGCACATCTGGACGACCGGTCTCCGGGTGCGCGCGACTGGCTGCGCGCCCATCTGCCGGATCTGGAGGATTGGGTGATCGACGGGCTGACCCGTCCCGATGCCCATTCCCGTGCGACACGGGTCGGCGGTGGGCTGTTCATCGTCCTGCGCAGCATCAATGTCATCGCCGGGGCTGATCCGCTCGACATGATCGCCCTGCGTATCTGGGTCGACGACAAGGCAATCGTGACCCTGTCCAACGACCCGGTGCATGCCCTGGACGAAGTAACGCATCTGGTCGCCCATGGCGATGCGCCGACCACGCCGGGGGCCTTCATCGCCGCGATCGTGCGTCGCCTTGCCGACCAGCTGGAACCGGTGGTCGAGGCGCTGGAAGATCAGGTCGACGCGCTGGAGGCCAATGTGGTCGAACAGCCCGACCCGGCCCTGCGCCGGGAGATCGCCGCACGCCGCCTTGGCGTGGTGAAACTGCGCCGCCATGCGCCGTCTCAGGCAGAGGCGCTCGGGGCGCTGCTGTCCAGCGGCAGTCCGCTGCTGCTGGATCGCGACCTGCGCCAGATATCAGAGAATCACGCCCGCATGCGCCGCCTGTCGGAAAACGTGGACGAGCTGCGGGATTCCCTTGTCGTGCTGCGCGACGACCTGACCGGGCAGTTGTCGGACCGGCTGAACCGGCACATGTACATCCTCGCGGTGATCTCGGGGGTATTCCTGCCGCTGACCTTCGTGACCGGCTTGCTGGGGATCAACGTCGAAGGCATTCCCGGCGCCCGCGAAGTCGATGCCTTCTGGTTCGTGACCGCCGGGCTGGTGGCCTTTGCCGGCGTGCTGGTGGTGATCCTGCGCTGGTTCCACTGGATGGAGTGA
- the rplK gene encoding 50S ribosomal protein L11: MAKKLVGSLKLQVPAGKANPSPPVGPALGQRGINIMEFCKAFNAKTQEMEPGAPCPTVITYYQDKSFTMEIKTPPASYYLKKAAKLKSGANTPGKQTAGTVTAAQVKEIAEAKMKDLNANDIEGAMQIILGSARSMGIEVK; encoded by the coding sequence ATGGCCAAGAAGCTCGTAGGCAGCCTCAAGCTGCAAGTGCCTGCCGGTAAGGCAAACCCGTCGCCGCCCGTGGGTCCCGCCCTCGGTCAGCGCGGTATCAACATCATGGAATTCTGCAAGGCGTTCAACGCCAAGACGCAGGAAATGGAGCCCGGCGCGCCGTGCCCGACCGTGATCACCTATTACCAGGACAAGTCCTTCACCATGGAAATCAAGACGCCTCCCGCGTCTTATTACCTGAAGAAGGCCGCCAAGCTGAAGTCCGGTGCCAACACCCCCGGCAAGCAGACCGCCGGTACGGTGACTGCAGCCCAGGTGAAGGAAATCGCCGAGGCGAAAATGAAAGATCTGAACGCCAACGACATCGAAGGCGCAATGCAGATCATCCTGGGCTCCGCCCGCTCCATGGGCATCGAGGTTAAGTAA
- the nusG gene encoding transcription termination/antitermination protein NusG, with the protein MAKRWYSVSVLSNFEKKIAEQIRTSVEEKGLEDQIDEVLVPTEEVIEVRRGKKVTAERRFMPGYVLVHMEMSDQGYHLINSINRVTGFLGPQGRPMPMRDAEVNQILNRVQEGEDAPRTLIHFEIGEKVKVNDGPFEGFDGMIEEVDEDNQRLKVSVSIFGRETPVELEFTQVGKQ; encoded by the coding sequence ATGGCGAAACGGTGGTACTCGGTCTCGGTCCTCTCGAACTTCGAAAAGAAGATCGCCGAGCAGATCCGGACGAGCGTCGAGGAGAAAGGTCTTGAAGACCAGATCGACGAAGTGCTCGTACCGACCGAAGAAGTGATCGAAGTGCGCCGCGGCAAGAAAGTGACCGCAGAGCGCCGCTTCATGCCCGGCTACGTGCTGGTGCATATGGAGATGTCGGATCAGGGCTATCACCTGATCAACTCGATCAACCGCGTGACGGGCTTCCTTGGTCCGCAGGGGCGCCCGATGCCGATGCGTGATGCAGAGGTGAACCAGATCCTGAACCGTGTCCAGGAAGGCGAAGACGCCCCCCGGACCCTGATCCACTTCGAGATCGGCGAAAAGGTGAAGGTCAACGACGGGCCGTTCGAAGGCTTCGACGGCATGATCGAAGAGGTCGACGAGGACAACCAGCGTCTCAAGGTCTCGGTCTCGATCTTCGGCCGCGAAACCCCGGTCGAACTGGAATTCACGCAGGTCGGCAAGCAATGA
- the rplA gene encoding 50S ribosomal protein L1, with translation MAKFGKRTRAAREAFAGKEDITVEEAVALVKANATAKFDETVEISLNLGVDPRHADQMVRGVVGLPNGTGKDVRVAVFARGPKADEATAAGADIVGAEDLMEAIQGGKLDFDRCIATPDMMPVVGRLGKILGPRNLMPNPKVGTVTMDVADAVKAAKGGEVQFKAEKAGVVHAGVGKASFDEAKLVENIRAFVDAVSKAKPTGAKGAYLQKVSLSSSMGPGVSVDISSATGN, from the coding sequence ATGGCAAAGTTCGGTAAACGTACCCGCGCCGCTCGCGAAGCCTTCGCCGGCAAGGAAGACATCACCGTCGAGGAAGCCGTGGCCCTGGTGAAAGCCAATGCCACCGCGAAATTCGACGAAACCGTTGAAATCTCGCTGAACCTCGGCGTTGACCCCCGTCACGCGGACCAGATGGTCCGTGGCGTGGTCGGTCTTCCGAACGGCACCGGCAAGGACGTGCGCGTTGCCGTCTTCGCCCGTGGCCCCAAGGCAGACGAAGCCACCGCGGCTGGCGCAGACATCGTCGGCGCGGAAGACCTGATGGAAGCCATCCAGGGCGGCAAGCTCGATTTCGATCGTTGCATCGCCACCCCGGACATGATGCCCGTCGTCGGTCGTCTCGGCAAGATCCTCGGCCCGCGCAACCTGATGCCGAACCCCAAGGTCGGCACCGTGACCATGGACGTCGCTGACGCCGTGAAAGCGGCCAAGGGCGGCGAAGTCCAGTTCAAGGCGGAAAAAGCCGGTGTCGTGCACGCCGGCGTCGGCAAGGCCTCCTTCGACGAAGCCAAGCTGGTCGAAAACATCCGTGCCTTCGTGGATGCAGTGTCCAAGGCCAAGCCGACCGGTGCCAAGGGCGCCTATCTGCAAAAGGTCTCGCTCAGCTCCTCGATGGGCCCGGGCGTCTCGGTCGACATCAGCTCGGCCACCGGCAACTGA
- the rplJ gene encoding 50S ribosomal protein L10 → MDRAQKEKVVDDLGQIFESSGVVVVAHYTGLTVAEMQTLRAKAREQGSSVRVAKNRLAKIALEDKPCASIADLLTGMTVLTFSEDPVAAAKVAEDFAKENKKFEILGGAMGENALDRAGVAAVSKMPSREELIASIVGCIGAPASNIAGAIGAPASNIASILSTIEDKAAA, encoded by the coding sequence GTGGATAGAGCCCAGAAAGAGAAAGTGGTCGACGATCTCGGCCAGATCTTCGAAAGCTCTGGCGTTGTGGTGGTTGCCCACTACACCGGTCTCACGGTTGCCGAGATGCAGACACTGCGTGCCAAAGCTCGTGAGCAAGGTTCCAGTGTTCGTGTCGCCAAGAACAGGCTCGCCAAGATCGCCCTGGAAGACAAGCCCTGCGCAAGCATTGCTGACCTCCTGACGGGCATGACCGTGCTTACCTTCTCCGAGGACCCCGTGGCAGCAGCCAAGGTGGCCGAGGACTTCGCCAAAGAGAACAAGAAGTTCGAAATTCTTGGCGGCGCAATGGGTGAGAACGCTCTGGACCGGGCCGGTGTTGCGGCCGTGTCGAAAATGCCGTCGCGCGAGGAGCTTATCGCTTCCATCGTCGGCTGCATCGGCGCACCCGCTTCCAACATCGCCGGTGCCATTGGCGCCCCTGCTTCGAATATCGCCTCCATCTTGTCCACGATCGAGGACAAGGCGGCGGCGTAA
- the secE gene encoding preprotein translocase subunit SecE — translation MANPLQFIQQTRAEIGKVTWPTRREVLLTTIMVFVMAALTAVFFALVDVGIRAGLQGILGLFG, via the coding sequence ATGGCGAACCCGTTGCAATTCATCCAGCAGACCCGTGCCGAGATCGGCAAGGTTACCTGGCCCACCCGGCGCGAGGTGCTGCTGACGACGATCATGGTCTTCGTCATGGCGGCGCTGACGGCGGTCTTCTTTGCCCTGGTCGACGTCGGCATCCGCGCCGGTCTGCAAGGTATCCTGGGCCTGTTCGGCTGA